A single genomic interval of Lacrimispora sphenoides JCM 1415 harbors:
- the aroF gene encoding 3-deoxy-7-phosphoheptulonate synthase, producing the protein MIIIMKPNASEEAVGKIKDLIESNGLQAHLSKGTEVTIVGVVGDKTKLQGANIEMLEGVDKIVAVTETYKLVNKKFHPEDSVITIGNAKIGPGHLTIMAGPCAIENHDMVLETAFAVKKAGAQFLRGGAYKPRTSPYAFQGLEEEGLKYMKEAREATGLNIVCEVTSLRALETSIKYVDMIQIGARNMQNFELLKEAGKAGIPVLLKRGLSATIDEWLNAAEYIASEGNTNIVLCERGIRTFETATRNTLDISAVPVIRAKSHLPIIIDPSHATGVRAYIEPISKAAIAVGADGIIVEVHPCPSCALSDGPQSLTFEQFDNLIDELKPYAKLAGRTCE; encoded by the coding sequence ATGATCATTATTATGAAGCCTAACGCTTCTGAGGAAGCTGTTGGTAAAATAAAAGACTTAATCGAATCAAACGGACTTCAGGCTCATTTATCAAAAGGGACGGAAGTGACAATCGTAGGCGTTGTAGGCGATAAGACAAAACTCCAGGGCGCAAACATCGAGATGTTAGAAGGTGTTGACAAGATCGTTGCCGTAACCGAAACCTACAAGCTGGTAAATAAAAAATTTCATCCGGAAGATTCCGTTATAACCATTGGAAACGCAAAAATCGGACCAGGCCATCTCACCATAATGGCAGGTCCATGTGCCATAGAAAATCACGATATGGTACTTGAAACAGCTTTTGCAGTAAAAAAAGCAGGTGCCCAGTTCCTGCGCGGCGGAGCTTATAAGCCAAGAACCTCTCCATACGCATTTCAGGGTCTTGAGGAGGAAGGGCTGAAATACATGAAAGAAGCCAGGGAAGCCACCGGGCTTAACATAGTCTGCGAAGTCACAAGCCTGAGGGCTCTTGAAACATCCATAAAATATGTGGACATGATCCAGATCGGTGCAAGGAATATGCAGAATTTCGAGCTTTTAAAAGAAGCAGGAAAGGCTGGCATCCCGGTTCTGTTAAAGAGAGGCCTGTCCGCTACCATTGATGAATGGCTGAATGCCGCAGAATATATTGCTTCTGAAGGTAATACAAACATCGTGCTTTGCGAACGGGGGATCCGTACCTTCGAGACTGCTACCAGAAACACCCTGGATATCAGTGCCGTACCGGTTATCCGCGCTAAGAGCCACCTGCCTATCATCATTGATCCAAGCCACGCAACCGGAGTACGGGCTTATATTGAGCCGATTTCCAAGGCTGCCATAGCAGTAGGTGCTGACGGGATCATCGTGGAAGTTCATCCATGCCCATCCTGCGCCCTGTCCGACGGCCCCCAGTCCCTGACCTTTGAACAATTTGACAATTTGATCGATGAATTAAAACCTTACGCCAAGCTTGCGGGGAGGACATGTGAATGA
- a CDS encoding amidohydrolase family protein, translating into MIVDIHSHIKRNLSCQEEEEKKLLLDMEKNKVDVRVVSAMDGWTVEEGSRYISGFVSAHPGRLVGCAVINPKEEDCNKKAAEVLTLPGMAMLEFQSVEHGYYPDTCDGIERVLQVAEKKGVPVKVFTGIGARSMPQQWLGHVKRHPDITFIFLHMGCFDYGYGCVDLAAHYSNILLETSNQYEVQILKKAVGSLPAKKLVFGSSYPERLTRCSLDVFDMFHLDDEYRRLLFGRNAAGLLGYV; encoded by the coding sequence ATGATAGTGGATATCCATTCTCATATAAAACGGAATCTGTCCTGTCAGGAGGAAGAGGAAAAAAAACTTCTCCTTGATATGGAAAAAAACAAGGTGGACGTCCGGGTAGTATCGGCGATGGACGGCTGGACTGTGGAGGAGGGCAGCAGATATATTTCCGGCTTTGTATCCGCCCATCCCGGACGTCTGGTTGGGTGTGCGGTGATCAATCCCAAGGAGGAGGACTGCAATAAAAAAGCGGCAGAAGTTCTGACGCTTCCGGGGATGGCGATGCTGGAATTTCAGTCGGTGGAGCATGGCTACTATCCTGATACGTGTGACGGTATAGAAAGGGTGCTTCAGGTTGCGGAGAAAAAAGGGGTCCCGGTGAAGGTATTTACAGGTATTGGCGCCCGATCCATGCCTCAGCAATGGCTGGGGCACGTAAAGAGACATCCGGATATTACCTTTATTTTCCTCCATATGGGCTGCTTTGACTACGGCTACGGCTGCGTGGATCTGGCGGCACATTATTCTAATATTTTACTGGAAACCTCCAATCAGTATGAGGTTCAGATTTTAAAAAAGGCCGTCGGATCACTGCCCGCAAAAAAGCTGGTATTCGGCTCCTCCTATCCGGAACGCCTGACCAGGTGCTCCCTGGATGTATTCGATATGTTCCATCTGGATGACGAGTACAGGAGGCTTCTGTTTGGCAGGAATGCGGCCGGACTGCTGGGCTATGTCTAA
- a CDS encoding translation initiation factor eIF-2B yields the protein MNLMTNEVREILPDNMREAFDSIVEQKVLGASNHIAMVGDMIEAIALRGKEEKRPVSQVIHEILTVAEFFIATRGEASQAVSNAILLMIHNVREYAGMDVESAAEHMIEDKNSYAATAADAVRQCVAYGVKLAEPMQKIFVYDYSSTVEKFLCGLKENGKQYEIYIAESRVIDGGRPFVRACQEAGHRIKFIPEAAMMYYLRDCDGVFMGAETFYPDGTGFNTTGSDIVGLICGYYKIPLYFLTPFIKLDIRPVTGGRKCLVYNDLKDKLTAGWDDDIDKEGIDFVTPELVGVEPGAIRAFITEIGVIPSEQMYGISMEYSKNLRGEL from the coding sequence ATGAATTTGATGACGAATGAAGTTAGGGAGATACTCCCTGATAATATGAGAGAAGCGTTTGATTCGATTGTGGAGCAGAAGGTTCTCGGGGCCAGCAATCACATCGCGATGGTTGGCGATATGATAGAGGCCATAGCGTTGCGGGGAAAGGAAGAGAAACGGCCTGTAAGCCAGGTGATCCATGAGATATTGACGGTGGCGGAATTCTTCATCGCCACGAGAGGAGAGGCCAGTCAGGCGGTGAGCAATGCCATCCTTTTGATGATACACAATGTGCGAGAATATGCGGGGATGGATGTAGAGTCGGCCGCTGAACACATGATTGAGGATAAGAACAGTTATGCGGCCACAGCGGCCGATGCGGTCAGGCAGTGTGTCGCCTATGGTGTCAAACTGGCAGAGCCGATGCAGAAAATATTTGTCTATGATTATTCCAGCACGGTTGAGAAATTCCTTTGCGGCTTGAAGGAAAATGGAAAACAATACGAAATCTATATAGCGGAGAGCAGAGTGATCGACGGTGGAAGGCCCTTTGTGAGAGCTTGCCAGGAAGCGGGGCATAGGATTAAATTCATACCGGAAGCCGCTATGATGTATTATCTGCGGGATTGTGACGGTGTATTTATGGGGGCGGAGACATTTTATCCTGATGGGACAGGATTTAATACTACAGGCTCCGATATTGTGGGACTTATATGCGGCTATTATAAGATTCCTCTCTATTTTCTGACACCTTTTATCAAGCTTGATATCAGACCTGTGACCGGCGGGAGAAAGTGCTTGGTATACAATGACCTGAAAGATAAGCTCACGGCTGGATGGGACGATGATATTGATAAGGAAGGCATTGATTTTGTGACACCGGAGCTAGTAGGCGTGGAACCCGGGGCGATTCGCGCGTTTATTACGGAGATTGGTGTTATTCCCTCGGAGCAAATGTATGGGATCAGCATGGAATACAGCAAAAATTTAAGGGGAGAACTATAA
- a CDS encoding PTS system mannose/fructose/N-acetylgalactosamine-transporter subunit IIB, translated as MDVSVFRIDDRLIHGQIITAWIAYADAKTIVVADDKAAKDEFQQSLLKMATPDSVTLKILSLDDTAEYLRSGEDKGKVLLLVRGPEQALKLVESGVVKESINVGNLNMKKGKTKVLGNLWVFPEDVEMIKKIYDRKVTLEVRAIPSDRSQDVLELLKKNKLA; from the coding sequence ATGGACGTAAGTGTATTTCGTATTGACGACAGATTGATTCATGGGCAGATTATCACGGCGTGGATTGCTTACGCTGATGCAAAGACGATTGTTGTGGCAGATGACAAGGCAGCGAAGGATGAGTTTCAGCAGAGCCTGCTTAAGATGGCGACGCCTGATTCCGTCACCCTGAAGATATTGAGCCTTGATGATACGGCTGAATATCTCCGGTCCGGAGAGGACAAGGGAAAGGTTCTGCTGTTGGTGCGCGGACCAGAGCAGGCTCTTAAACTGGTTGAGTCGGGAGTTGTGAAAGAGAGTATTAATGTAGGTAATCTGAATATGAAGAAGGGCAAGACAAAGGTGCTGGGTAACCTTTGGGTGTTCCCGGAGGATGTGGAGATGATTAAGAAGATCTATGACCGCAAAGTGACCCTGGAAGTGCGTGCAATTCCCAGCGACCGCAGCCAGGATGTCTTGGAGCTTTTGAAGAAAAACAAACTGGCTTAA
- a CDS encoding prephenate dehydrogenase, whose translation MSDATIAFIGLGLIGGSIARGIKREEPDTKIMAYMRTRSRLLQAKEDGIVDVILDGIGEELRECDLIFLCTPVEYNAKYLSEIQPFLKPGAIITDVGSTKTDIHEEVSRLGMESMFVGGHPMAGSEKTGYENSTDHLLENAYYIITPTQASAEEQVSRLVRIANMIGSIPLVLNYEEHDFITAAISHLPHIIASSLVNLVRASDNEEGLMKRLAAGGFKDITRIASSSPEMWEQICMTNNQNLSVILERYIASLSQVLGELKANDKQSIYQLFETSRDYRNSFSEKIPGLIAPDYSFTVDMADEVGAISTLSVILAAKGISIKNIGINHNREHGEGTLRIAFYDKETMDNAWKQLERYHYDLISN comes from the coding sequence ATGAGCGATGCCACCATTGCCTTTATCGGGCTTGGTCTCATCGGCGGTTCTATCGCCAGAGGGATCAAGCGTGAAGAACCAGATACAAAAATCATGGCCTACATGCGCACCCGTTCCAGGCTTTTGCAGGCAAAGGAAGACGGGATCGTTGATGTCATCTTAGACGGAATCGGAGAAGAACTCCGGGAATGCGATCTTATCTTCCTCTGTACTCCTGTGGAGTACAACGCAAAGTATTTGTCAGAAATCCAGCCTTTCTTAAAGCCTGGAGCCATCATTACCGACGTAGGAAGCACCAAGACGGATATTCATGAGGAAGTAAGCCGTCTCGGCATGGAAAGCATGTTTGTGGGAGGCCACCCTATGGCCGGTTCGGAAAAGACCGGATATGAGAACTCCACCGATCATTTGCTTGAGAATGCTTATTATATCATTACCCCTACCCAGGCTTCTGCAGAGGAACAGGTTAGCCGTCTGGTGCGGATCGCAAACATGATCGGCTCCATTCCCCTCGTCCTCAATTATGAAGAGCATGACTTTATCACCGCAGCAATCAGCCATCTGCCTCATATCATAGCCTCCAGTCTGGTAAACCTTGTAAGGGCTTCCGATAATGAAGAAGGGCTTATGAAACGGCTTGCTGCCGGAGGTTTTAAGGACATTACAAGAATCGCTTCTTCCTCTCCGGAAATGTGGGAACAGATCTGTATGACAAACAACCAGAATCTTTCTGTGATTCTGGAACGCTATATTGCCTCTTTAAGTCAAGTACTGGGTGAGCTTAAGGCAAATGACAAACAATCGATTTACCAGCTATTTGAAACTTCCAGGGATTACCGCAACTCCTTTTCAGAAAAGATACCGGGCCTCATAGCACCGGATTATTCCTTCACGGTGGATATGGCTGACGAAGTAGGCGCTATCTCCACCTTATCCGTCATCCTGGCCGCTAAAGGCATCAGCATTAAGAACATCGGCATCAACCACAACCGGGAGCACGGAGAGGGAACTTTAAGGATTGCGTTTTATGACAAAGAAACCATGGACAACGCATGGAAACAGCTGGAACGGTACCACTACGATTTAATTTCAAATTAA
- a CDS encoding amidohydrolase family protein, with translation MLIYDIHSHLGKTSSGDENSPEKLVNDLKAYGIQKVGISSLSGISTREQNDLVYRAMKSFPDIIKGYAFINPKAPDAIDEVNRCLGDYKMDGIKFHSWKHGYYPDNTPALNDILAEVEKYGVHVQTHVGTAPFSTPYTWAEYARRFPGIDFLFTHIGYYEFGLSTIEAVKDLKNVWVETSGQMDVEVLLRAIEVLGPQRVCFGTDWPYKPVNIEVEKFYELNIPEEKLEYIFHKNAEHLWRLETRA, from the coding sequence ATGCTTATCTATGATATTCATTCTCATCTGGGCAAGACGAGCTCAGGAGATGAAAACTCTCCGGAAAAACTGGTGAATGATCTGAAGGCTTACGGTATTCAGAAAGTGGGGATCAGCAGCTTATCGGGTATCTCCACGAGAGAGCAGAATGATCTGGTTTACAGAGCTATGAAATCATTTCCGGATATTATTAAGGGCTATGCCTTTATCAATCCCAAGGCGCCGGATGCCATTGACGAGGTTAACCGCTGCCTGGGAGATTATAAGATGGACGGGATTAAGTTCCATTCATGGAAACACGGATACTATCCGGATAATACGCCGGCTTTAAATGACATTCTGGCTGAGGTTGAGAAATACGGGGTCCACGTTCAGACACATGTGGGTACGGCGCCATTTTCTACCCCATATACATGGGCTGAATATGCCAGAAGGTTTCCTGGGATCGATTTTTTGTTCACCCATATCGGATATTATGAATTCGGACTTTCTACCATCGAGGCCGTCAAGGATTTGAAGAATGTGTGGGTGGAGACTTCCGGGCAGATGGATGTGGAGGTTCTGCTTCGGGCAATTGAAGTGCTGGGTCCGCAGAGAGTGTGTTTCGGAACAGACTGGCCCTACAAACCAGTAAATATTGAGGTGGAGAAGTTCTATGAGTTAAATATTCCGGAGGAAAAGCTGGAATACATCTTCCATAAGAACGCGGAACATTTGTGGAGATTGGAGACGAGAGCATGA
- a CDS encoding reverse transcriptase family protein, which yields MYQTDLWKYCTKEYCKDMLLSFRLLGNTSWPDQKVMACLYAFSNHTERHYRTVRIPKRDGNQRSLMVPDYMLMRIQRNILHHILEGYEVSSCATAYHKGAGVVSNARVHTGKHVVVKLDIKDFFGSISFPMILNRVFPVRYFPPAVGTMLTALCCCNDFLPQGAPTSPAVSNLVMKHFDESINKWCENKGISYTRYCDDMTFSGDFNPDLVIRKVSGFLNSMGFELNETKTRILYRNGRQAVTGIVVNEKLQVSRDYRRKLRQEIFYCQKYGAKSHLERNKSAAGISENQYLISLLGRIQYILLVNPEDRWFQEAEKKLLAVLGRKSE from the coding sequence ATGTATCAGACAGATTTATGGAAATACTGCACGAAGGAGTATTGCAAGGACATGCTATTATCTTTCCGGCTTCTGGGGAATACCAGCTGGCCGGACCAGAAGGTAATGGCATGTCTTTATGCGTTCAGCAACCATACAGAACGCCATTACCGCACCGTCCGTATTCCAAAGAGAGACGGAAATCAGCGGAGTCTCATGGTACCGGATTATATGCTGATGAGAATACAGAGGAATATCCTGCATCATATCCTGGAAGGGTATGAGGTCTCCAGCTGTGCCACCGCCTACCACAAAGGTGCAGGAGTGGTGTCCAATGCCAGGGTCCATACAGGAAAACATGTGGTGGTGAAGCTGGATATCAAAGACTTTTTCGGCAGTATTTCATTTCCAATGATATTAAATCGTGTATTTCCCGTCCGGTATTTTCCTCCTGCCGTAGGAACCATGCTGACTGCCTTATGCTGCTGCAACGATTTTCTGCCTCAGGGGGCTCCCACTTCGCCTGCAGTTTCCAACCTGGTTATGAAGCATTTTGATGAATCCATAAATAAATGGTGTGAAAATAAAGGAATTTCCTATACCAGGTACTGTGATGATATGACGTTTTCCGGTGATTTTAATCCGGACCTGGTCATCCGGAAGGTATCCGGCTTTTTAAATTCCATGGGGTTTGAACTGAATGAAACTAAGACCAGGATTTTATACCGCAACGGGAGGCAGGCGGTCACAGGAATTGTGGTCAATGAGAAACTGCAGGTTTCCCGGGATTACAGAAGGAAACTGAGGCAGGAGATTTTTTACTGCCAGAAATACGGGGCAAAGTCCCATCTGGAGAGGAACAAAAGTGCTGCGGGAATTTCGGAGAATCAGTATCTTATTTCTCTTTTGGGAAGAATACAGTATATCCTTTTGGTGAATCCTGAAGATCGGTGGTTTCAGGAGGCGGAGAAGAAGCTTTTGGCTGTACTTGGGAGGAAATCAGAATAA
- a CDS encoding PTS system mannose/fructose/sorbose family transporter subunit IID, with protein MNAEHNNTKLTNRDLWKVFLHQLTIRGANNYERQQNAGFTEAMMPVIEKYHDDPDEKKEAYARHMEYFLTNDITSAIPVGVAAAMEERYATEGDIDADSINAVKTALMGPLAGLGDSLLNGTARPILAGIAISLITAGLGWAGPIFFIIGMSIVSLGVRYLGVFQGYKQGVKFVEKIQSSGLINRISELAAIAAYVIVGGFIPALVVISIPIVYQSGDTVLSIQETLDGLMPGILGMLYTGLMYFLISKKKISAIRLILITMIVGIVGAYCGILG; from the coding sequence ATGAATGCAGAGCACAATAATACAAAGCTGACAAACCGTGATTTATGGAAGGTATTTTTACATCAGCTTACTATTAGAGGAGCCAACAACTATGAACGTCAGCAGAACGCAGGCTTTACAGAAGCCATGATGCCTGTGATTGAAAAGTACCATGATGATCCCGATGAGAAGAAAGAGGCATATGCGCGGCATATGGAATACTTTCTCACCAACGATATTACATCGGCAATACCCGTGGGTGTTGCCGCCGCGATGGAGGAGCGGTACGCAACGGAGGGGGACATTGATGCCGATTCCATCAATGCTGTGAAGACGGCGCTGATGGGACCCCTGGCGGGATTGGGCGATTCTCTGTTAAATGGTACTGCAAGACCTATACTTGCCGGTATCGCCATATCCCTGATCACAGCGGGCCTTGGATGGGCGGGTCCTATATTCTTTATTATCGGCATGTCCATTGTCTCGCTGGGTGTGCGCTATCTGGGAGTATTCCAGGGCTATAAGCAGGGTGTAAAATTCGTGGAGAAGATTCAGTCCAGCGGGCTTATCAACAGGATCTCCGAGCTGGCGGCGATTGCGGCCTATGTGATTGTCGGGGGCTTTATACCGGCCCTGGTAGTCATTTCGATTCCCATTGTATATCAGAGCGGAGATACTGTTTTGAGCATTCAGGAAACCCTGGACGGGCTGATGCCGGGCATTCTGGGGATGCTTTATACCGGACTGATGTATTTTCTGATATCAAAGAAGAAAATATCTGCAATCAGACTGATTCTCATCACGATGATAGTGGGAATCGTCGGTGCTTACTGCGGAATTCTGGGATAA
- a CDS encoding BtpA/SgcQ family protein: protein MNCFGRTEKIILSMIQPEPLPGSYRHRDMAIGEIVDRALRETEMVARNHFDGIIVQNMNDMPVRQESNPEAIAYMTRISYEIRKRFPELIMGILMNWDGVAGLSVADAVGADFVRVEHLYTGASITSAGILKAQCVDIAALRKRTGSTVPVYADVYEVHGIPLGRKPIGDAAWECVNEAFADGLFMAGKDSAESIEMIKEARPRVKDTPIFLGGGATGENIRELMKYFDGVSVATWIKNGDMKNPIDPERARIFINEAREGGS, encoded by the coding sequence ATGAATTGTTTTGGCCGTACGGAGAAGATCATATTGTCCATGATACAGCCGGAGCCGCTTCCGGGCAGTTACCGCCACAGGGATATGGCAATTGGGGAGATTGTGGACAGGGCTCTCAGAGAAACGGAGATGGTTGCCAGGAATCATTTTGACGGTATTATCGTGCAGAATATGAATGATATGCCTGTCAGACAGGAATCAAATCCTGAGGCAATTGCGTATATGACAAGAATCTCATATGAAATCCGGAAGCGCTTTCCGGAGCTGATCATGGGAATTTTGATGAACTGGGATGGGGTGGCAGGACTTTCGGTGGCCGACGCAGTGGGAGCTGACTTTGTGCGGGTGGAGCATTTGTATACAGGAGCAAGCATAACCAGCGCAGGAATTCTTAAGGCACAATGTGTGGATATTGCAGCGCTGAGAAAACGCACCGGATCTACGGTGCCGGTGTATGCGGATGTCTACGAGGTTCACGGAATACCTCTTGGCAGGAAACCCATTGGGGACGCTGCCTGGGAGTGTGTAAATGAAGCATTTGCGGACGGCCTGTTCATGGCCGGAAAGGATTCCGCGGAGAGCATCGAGATGATAAAAGAAGCAAGACCCCGCGTGAAAGACACACCGATTTTTCTCGGAGGGGGAGCCACCGGAGAAAATATCCGTGAACTGATGAAATATTTTGACGGTGTCTCCGTTGCCACCTGGATTAAGAACGGGGATATGAAAAATCCTATTGATCCGGAACGGGCCAGAATTTTTATAAATGAGGCGAGAGAAGGGGGATCGTGA
- a CDS encoding PTS sugar transporter subunit IIA: MINILMTSHGGMAQGMMQSVKMLMGEQDNLDFVTFDEEMGADELDELIGEKITDTSLDNQYLILCDIKGGTPFNVVSRYSFKNDNVAVIYGMNLPILVEAIIRSQSSEVSLQELTSYLEQQSGSTIGLSKL; the protein is encoded by the coding sequence ATGATAAATATTCTGATGACCTCACACGGAGGCATGGCCCAGGGAATGATGCAGTCGGTAAAGATGCTGATGGGAGAACAGGATAACCTGGACTTTGTCACCTTTGACGAGGAGATGGGGGCAGATGAGCTGGACGAGCTGATTGGGGAAAAGATTACTGATACTTCGCTGGACAACCAGTACCTGATTCTGTGCGATATCAAAGGCGGAACACCCTTCAATGTGGTTTCCAGATATTCATTTAAGAATGACAATGTAGCTGTTATATATGGAATGAATCTTCCGATATTGGTTGAGGCGATTATTAGGAGTCAGAGTAGTGAGGTAAGTTTGCAGGAGTTGACATCCTATCTTGAGCAGCAGAGTGGTTCGACTATCGGTTTGAGTAAATTATAG
- a CDS encoding GntR family transcriptional regulator, translated as MDSVIDKKIKVPLHYQIYLDLLKKIQSGVLKTGDKIPSEPELERIYGVSRVTVRGAVEMLAQEGLVEKNRGKKGTIVCKSKHAYDMKKLTSFTDDVKLYGENASSELLDFKEMVPDQKVAQSLELKAGETVYYVERKRYREGVVVGLHKSYIKRLPSLELKAGQFGPDVSLYAILKSGGIIPTTATELLEVKVPSSRILEVLGLVARTAVFYKERVTYSGDRIPFEYVEMFYNPEYYKYKVELQLD; from the coding sequence ATGGATTCGGTGATAGATAAAAAAATAAAGGTACCTCTGCATTATCAGATATATCTGGATCTGCTCAAAAAAATTCAGAGTGGCGTTCTGAAAACAGGCGACAAAATTCCCTCGGAACCGGAGCTTGAGCGTATATATGGGGTTAGCAGAGTTACTGTTAGGGGAGCGGTCGAAATGCTGGCCCAGGAAGGGCTGGTTGAAAAAAACAGGGGAAAAAAGGGAACGATTGTCTGCAAGTCAAAGCATGCCTACGATATGAAGAAGCTGACCAGCTTTACGGATGATGTAAAGTTGTATGGGGAAAATGCCAGTTCAGAGCTCCTGGATTTTAAGGAGATGGTACCGGATCAGAAGGTGGCGCAGTCATTGGAGCTTAAGGCCGGAGAGACGGTGTATTATGTTGAGAGAAAACGGTACCGTGAGGGAGTGGTGGTGGGTCTTCACAAATCATATATCAAAAGACTTCCGAGCCTGGAGCTTAAGGCCGGGCAGTTTGGCCCGGATGTTTCCCTCTACGCAATTCTTAAGTCAGGCGGTATCATTCCTACCACGGCCACGGAACTGCTCGAGGTAAAGGTTCCATCTTCGCGGATTTTGGAGGTACTGGGACTTGTGGCCCGGACGGCTGTCTTTTATAAGGAACGTGTAACTTATTCGGGTGACAGGATACCTTTTGAGTATGTAGAGATGTTTTATAATCCTGAATATTATAAATATAAGGTAGAACTGCAGCTGGATTGA
- a CDS encoding PTS mannose/fructose/sorbose/N-acetylgalactosamine transporter subunit IIC: MSLITQAFLVALFVTIAFIDSHTTQTHIFRPIVVGPVVGLIMGDVKTGFDVGVTVELMFLAVIFVGTAVPPNPTISTAIATGIAILGGGGTDLAVATALPVSFIGQMAETFQNSVINVFFMHRVEKAAERLDPRGIVANNLVFPMAVNAILYGVPTFLAIYFGAGYVQGIINAIPEKVITGLSVGGSMIGAVGFALLLNSIKVKKLWPFFLLGFFVASYLGINMIGVALLAVICVAMYYYFKIADEKA; encoded by the coding sequence ATGAGCTTAATTACGCAGGCATTTTTAGTGGCATTATTTGTGACGATTGCATTTATTGATTCCCATACAACGCAGACACATATTTTTCGTCCGATCGTAGTCGGCCCGGTGGTTGGACTTATCATGGGGGATGTGAAGACGGGATTTGATGTGGGGGTTACGGTGGAGCTGATGTTCCTGGCGGTTATCTTTGTGGGAACTGCGGTACCCCCCAACCCAACCATCAGTACGGCTATTGCCACCGGAATAGCGATCCTGGGCGGCGGCGGAACCGATCTGGCTGTGGCCACCGCCCTTCCTGTTTCTTTTATCGGGCAGATGGCGGAGACCTTTCAGAATTCAGTGATCAACGTTTTCTTTATGCACCGGGTTGAGAAAGCGGCAGAGAGGCTGGATCCAAGAGGGATTGTCGCGAATAATCTGGTCTTTCCCATGGCGGTTAACGCGATTCTCTACGGAGTCCCCACCTTTCTGGCCATCTACTTCGGAGCTGGCTATGTGCAGGGAATTATCAATGCAATTCCTGAGAAGGTGATCACGGGCCTCTCCGTGGGAGGGAGCATGATCGGAGCGGTTGGATTTGCGCTGCTGCTCAATTCCATCAAGGTGAAGAAATTATGGCCATTCTTTCTTTTGGGATTTTTTGTAGCCTCCTACCTGGGTATCAATATGATCGGGGTGGCGCTGCTGGCCGTAATCTGTGTGGCGATGTACTATTATTTTAAGATTGCAGATGAAAAAGCATGA